One segment of Panicum virgatum strain AP13 chromosome 3K, P.virgatum_v5, whole genome shotgun sequence DNA contains the following:
- the LOC120700575 gene encoding S-adenosylmethionine decarboxylase proenzyme 4 has protein sequence MASSGFEGYEKRLELVFSLPRCGGARAQHGLRLLPVGALREALEAVQCTVVSAAGNAAFDAYVLSESSLFVYPSRAILKTCGATRLLRAVPVLLRAAGDELGLALRSCRYSRGSFLFPEAQPFPHADFADEVRYLDGAVPSGLRFRRSSVMMPPDDCRHRWHVYTASTSDDDDDHDFNGVTHFTVEVCMTELDRTLARRFFLTPRDALRTSHATGDAMTAASGLGGVINPRSVVFGYAFAPCGYSMNALDGACYATVHVTPEDGHSYASYERGGADAGALASIGKAVAVFRPATVSVSVCYGTKERTPQAIDAAWVWSAVADAVEPLGLACRSRAAEAFPGAMTVTYQTFTRTPARLHST, from the coding sequence ATGGCTTCTTCTGGGTTCGAGGGCTACGAGAAGCGGCTGGAGCTCGTGTTCTCACTGCCGAGgtgtggcggcgcgcgggcgcagCACGGGCTCCGGCTGCTGCCGGTGGGCGCGCTCCGGGAGGCGCTGGAGGCCGTGCAGTGCACCGTGGTGTCGGCGGCGGGGAACGCGGCGTTCGACGCGTACGTGCTCTCGGAGTCGAGCCTGTTCGTGTACCCTTCCCGGGCCATCCTCAAGACGTGCGGCGCCACGCGGCTGCTCCGCGCCGTGCCGGTcctgctccgcgccgccggcgacgagctcggGCTCGCGCTCCGGTCGTGCCGGTACTCGCGCGGCTCGTTCCTCTTCCCCGAGGCGCAGCCGTTCCCGCACGCCGACTTCGCCGACGAGGTGCGCTACCTCGACGGCGCCGTCCCGAGCGGCCTCCGCTTCCGCCGCTCCAGCGTCATGATGCCGCCCGATGACTGCCGGCATAGGTGGCACGTGTACACGGCGTcaacctccgacgacgacgacgaccacgaCTTCAACGGCGTGACGCATTTCACCGTGGAGGTGTGCATGACCGAGCTGGACCGCACGCTGGCCAGGCGGTTCTTCCTGACCCCCCGCGACGCCCTGCGGACCAGCCACGCCACCGGCGACGCGATGACGGCGGCGTCGGGTCTCGGCGGCGTGATCAACCCGCGCTCGGTCGTCTTCGGGTACGCGTTCGCGCCCTGCGGTTACTCGATGAACGCGCTGGACGGCGCGTGCTACGCCACCGTGCACGTCACCCCCGAGGACGGGCACAGCTACGCCAGctacgagcgcggcggcgccgacgccggcgcgctCGCGTCCATCGGCAAGGCCGTCGCCGTGTTCCGCCCGGCCACGGTCTCCGTCTCCGTCTGCTACGGCACCAAGGAGCGCACTCCTCAAGCCATTGACGCCGCCTGGGTATGGTcggcggtcgccgacgccgtgGAGCCCCTGGGCCTCGCCTGCCGGAGCCGGGCGGCCGAGGCCTTCCCGGGCGCCATGACCGTGACGTACCAAACGTTCACGCGTACTCCAGCGCGGCTTCACTCGACATGA